From the Bacteroidia bacterium genome, one window contains:
- a CDS encoding T9SS type A sorting domain-containing protein translates to MKSPWYCAVFLLVCASLALYPVNAVQAQGQRGLELRFASPDTVKVAADSTVSFQLIARMPDGSVDTNWDQSGVYATLRVLNCTAETDTSVRSWNSRLDAYTWLIIDHMGVALPGSPRTEYTVTPLIFAKGVASFRFRSTKAESGVRLLISPAHDSISALSPPISVLPGALDNILVDLTRATDSEPPLFYLHRPVEVVVTARDTWSNMVQDSIPLRLLRASTFELEGIPGLPNPFLDNLSLKGVGRFYFRPVLPRPVSGGVGCRLTASVPKRWNVTGASDEFFYDIHPPHPFALTTPVDMFHQKLVRHNSLEMFIWQRPSPPDPYTGIRVFSASQELVSDTVRYTIHFLDAATRSREYVLPSDDNGLYPAFSVTQSVLANIIDSLSGIPDVATFDVIWYVEATDGDWVTRSTSAGADSSGRRMRITNEMYADKAVALYIPAPGPFTLEAGEEFYFELQAQTLGGFVRDWDVIGKDATLLIRGTTVDSDSSTRAWGADSLGYSWSRLTVGGTVLQPVRPGEYRIPPALFNNGRAPARYISSKAERNIRLEISPLKTGWMQQSPDISWKSGQLDNVFADITWPHAGENGVYVQREYEVVLHARDRFLNPVAEAVPVRLSFRYPDEIDVVDSTLNLDSVITINGSLPLRLLSTVARGADSVLTAMQEIVLEHEGPTAILSAKQTYTVLDHAPSPFSLREPPDHAQFTLVRYANTEHFKWNRPEPPDPFTDMRVSRYSDSLASDDLRYRVYIMDAATLTSGLAITSNEDGRQPQLTMTHGALAAVLERIAGSPLARTIDVLWYVEATDGLFTTFSDSPSSGLAGYRLRLEKYGPPTGTDVFLPVGVSLSPNYPNPFNPSTRIEFSTTQRGPVVLRVYNLLGEAITTLHDGPLDAGRHVRDFDAKDFPSGVYICRLEAEGLSLSTRMVLLR, encoded by the coding sequence GTGAAATCACCTTGGTACTGCGCCGTTTTTCTTCTGGTATGTGCGTCGCTTGCTCTGTATCCGGTAAATGCGGTTCAGGCGCAGGGACAACGAGGGCTGGAGCTACGTTTCGCGTCTCCGGATACGGTGAAAGTCGCGGCGGATTCAACCGTCAGCTTTCAGCTCATCGCGAGAATGCCCGACGGCAGTGTGGATACGAACTGGGACCAGAGCGGAGTGTACGCCACACTGCGCGTCTTGAACTGCACTGCCGAGACGGATACGAGCGTCAGATCGTGGAACAGCCGCCTGGATGCCTATACCTGGCTGATCATCGATCACATGGGCGTGGCGCTGCCGGGATCACCCCGGACGGAGTACACCGTCACGCCGCTCATTTTCGCCAAGGGTGTGGCCTCGTTCCGCTTTCGCTCCACCAAAGCGGAGTCCGGTGTGCGTTTGCTGATCTCGCCGGCGCATGATTCGATCAGCGCCCTGTCGCCGCCGATATCCGTCCTTCCCGGAGCGCTCGACAACATTCTGGTGGATTTGACCAGGGCTACCGATTCAGAGCCGCCGCTGTTCTATCTGCATCGTCCGGTGGAAGTCGTGGTTACGGCGCGCGATACCTGGTCGAATATGGTACAGGACAGCATACCGTTGCGCCTCCTGCGGGCCTCCACGTTCGAGCTTGAGGGCATTCCGGGCCTGCCGAATCCTTTTCTCGATAATCTCTCTCTCAAGGGTGTCGGGCGGTTTTATTTCCGCCCTGTCCTGCCCAGGCCTGTGTCGGGAGGCGTTGGGTGCAGACTCACCGCCTCTGTACCGAAGCGCTGGAATGTGACCGGCGCGAGCGACGAATTTTTCTACGACATTCATCCGCCACATCCCTTTGCTCTCACGACCCCGGTGGATATGTTTCATCAGAAGCTGGTGCGACACAATAGTCTCGAGATGTTTATTTGGCAAAGGCCTTCACCACCTGATCCATACACCGGTATTCGCGTGTTTTCGGCTTCACAGGAACTCGTTTCAGACACGGTCCGCTATACGATACATTTTCTTGATGCGGCGACGCGCAGCAGGGAATACGTCCTTCCATCGGACGATAATGGATTATATCCCGCTTTTTCCGTTACACAATCCGTCCTTGCGAACATCATCGACTCACTTTCCGGAATCCCGGACGTAGCGACCTTCGATGTGATCTGGTACGTCGAAGCGACGGATGGCGACTGGGTCACACGCTCGACTTCCGCGGGGGCGGACAGCAGCGGGCGAAGGATGAGGATAACAAACGAGATGTATGCCGACAAAGCCGTCGCGCTGTATATTCCCGCGCCTGGTCCGTTCACACTCGAAGCCGGAGAAGAATTTTATTTCGAGCTGCAAGCCCAAACCCTCGGCGGCTTCGTGCGCGACTGGGACGTGATCGGCAAGGATGCGACGCTGCTGATTCGCGGCACAACCGTGGATTCCGATTCCTCCACGCGGGCATGGGGTGCAGACTCGCTGGGATATTCGTGGTCGAGGCTGACCGTCGGTGGGACGGTACTTCAACCCGTGAGGCCCGGAGAATACCGGATACCGCCCGCATTGTTCAACAACGGCCGCGCCCCGGCGCGATACATCTCGAGTAAAGCGGAAAGAAACATCCGTTTGGAAATATCGCCGCTAAAAACAGGATGGATGCAACAATCGCCGGATATCAGCTGGAAGTCCGGACAGCTCGACAATGTTTTTGCCGACATCACCTGGCCGCATGCGGGAGAAAACGGAGTCTATGTACAGCGGGAGTATGAGGTCGTTTTGCATGCACGCGATCGTTTTCTGAATCCGGTTGCGGAGGCAGTGCCCGTGCGACTGAGCTTCCGCTATCCCGACGAGATCGATGTCGTCGACAGCACGCTGAATCTGGATTCGGTCATTACGATCAACGGCTCGCTCCCGCTGCGACTGCTATCGACAGTGGCACGCGGCGCGGATAGCGTGCTGACTGCGATGCAGGAAATTGTGCTGGAGCACGAAGGTCCCACTGCCATACTTTCAGCTAAGCAGACATACACTGTATTGGATCATGCACCCTCGCCGTTTTCACTTCGCGAGCCTCCCGACCACGCTCAGTTCACCCTTGTAAGATACGCGAACACGGAACATTTCAAATGGAACAGGCCGGAGCCACCGGATCCCTTCACGGATATGCGTGTTTCGCGATACTCCGATTCGCTCGCAAGCGACGACCTCCGCTACCGTGTGTACATAATGGATGCGGCGACCTTGACCAGTGGGCTGGCCATTACTTCCAACGAAGACGGCCGGCAGCCGCAGCTGACAATGACGCATGGCGCGCTGGCTGCGGTGCTCGAACGCATCGCCGGTTCGCCTCTCGCGCGTACCATCGATGTGCTCTGGTATGTCGAAGCGACGGATGGTTTGTTCACCACCTTTTCCGACTCACCCTCATCGGGACTAGCGGGTTACCGGCTCCGGCTTGAGAAGTATGGACCACCGACCGGGACGGATGTGTTCCTCCCTGTCGGAGTTTCGCTCTCGCCGAACTACCCCAACCCCTTCAACCCTTCGACACGCATTGAATTCAGCACGACGCAGCGCGGGCCCGTTGTACTGAGAGTGTACAATCTGCTCGGCGAAGCGATAACGACATTGCACGACGGCCCGCTCGATGCAGGCAGGCATGTTCGGGATTTCGACGCAAAGGATTTCCCATCGGGCGTGTATATCTGTCGCCTCGAAGCTGAAGGTTTGTCGTTGTCGACACGCATGGTGCTGTTGAGGTAA